Genomic DNA from Mycobacterium stomatepiae:
GAGTCGCTGGCTAACCGGCACGCCGCCCTGGCCGCGATGCTCAGCCAACTCCCCGAGACCGACTTGGCCATGCTGACCAAGGCGCTGGCATCACTGGAACGCCTGGCTTCGGGTGAGCCGACATCGGGCCCTGCCGGAGGAGAATCCCCCCGCACGCAAGCGTGCGTGAAAGTACCTGGTTTCCAACGGCATTGGTGACGTCCGTAGACTGAACGTCATGCCAACCGCACTCATCACCGGCGCCGGCGGCGGCATCGGTTCCGCCATCGCCGCGGCGCTGGCCCCCACCCACACGCTGCTGCTGGCCGGTCGCCCCTCCAGCCGGCTCGACGCCGTCGCGGAGCGACTCGGCGCCACCACCTTCCCCCTGGATTTGACCGACGTCGACGAAATCGAGGCCAGCTGCGAAATCGTGGACGAGCTCGACGTGCTGGTGCACAACGCCGGGGTGTCCGTGCCGGGGCGGGTCGCCGAGTCACACGTCGACCAATGGCGCGCCACCTTTAGCGTGAATGTCTTTGGGGCGGTGGCTCTTACGCTGGAACTGTTGCCCGCCCTGCGCACCGTCCGCGGTCAGGTGGTGTTCATCAACTCCGGGGCGGGACGCACGGTTTCGCCGGGGATGGCGTCCTACTCGGCCAGCAAATTCGCGTTGCGCGCTTTCGCCGACTCGCTGCGCGTCGACGAGCCGGACCTGCGAGTCACCACGATATTCCCGGGCCGCACCGACACGGAGATGCAGCGCGACCTCGTCGCGTTCGAGGGCGGCGAGTACGACGCCGCCAACCTCTTGCGCCCCGAAACCGTCGCCGCGGCGGTCGCCCAAGCGGTCGCCACACCGCGCGACGGCCATGTCCACGAGGTGGTGTTGCGGCCGGGGCGTCGCTAGCCGTCGTTCAGACGACCAGGTTGACCAGCCGGCCGGCGACCACGATCACCTTGCGCGGCGTGGCCCCGGCCAAGAACGCCTGGACCTTTTCATCACTCAGTGCGGCGGCTTTGAGGGTGTCGTCGTCGGCATCGGCGGCGACCACCACCCGACCCCGCACCTTCCCGTTGACCTGGACCGGATATTCGACGGTGTCGTCGACTAGATAAGCGGGGTCGGCTTGCGGGAACGGGCCGTGCACCAATGACGTGGCGTGCCCCAACCGCGACCACAACTCCTCGGCCAGGTGCGGGGCCAGCGGTGCCAGCATCAGCACCAGCGGCTCGACCGCGGCGCGGGGCACCGCGTCGCGGTGCTCTTTGGTCAGGTGGTTAGTGTACTCGATCAGCTTGGCCGCCGCGGTGTTATTCCGCAGGGCCGCATAGTCTTCCGCCACACCTTCGATGGTGCGATGCAGCACGCGTAGGGTCTCGGTGCCCAACGGCTCCTGCACATCGGCCACCCGGGATTCGCCGGTGACCTCGTCGACGACCAGCCGCCAGACTCGCTGCAAGAAGCGGTGGGCGCCGATGACGTCCTTGGTTGCCCAGGGGCGGGAGGCCTCCAGCGGCCCCATCGACATCTCGTACACCCGCAACGTGTCCGCGCCGTATTCGTCGCAAATTGCGTCGGGTGAGATCGAATTCTTCAGGCTCTTACCGATTTTGCCGAATTCCTGAAAGACTTCGATCTCGCCGTCGGATCCAGGATAGAAGAACTTGTCGTCCCGTTCGATCACGTCCTCGGCCGGGACGTAGGACCCGCGCGCATCGGTGTAGGCGAAGGCCTGGATGTAGCCCTGGTTGACCAGCTTGCGGTAAGGCTCAGCAGAGCTCACGTGACCCAAGTCGTAGAGAACCTTGTGCCAGAAACGGCAATAGAGCAGATGCAACACCGCGTGCTCGGCGCCGCCGACGTACAAGTCCACGCCCCCGGGATCGTTCGGCCCGTGCTCGGCGGGCCGCGGGCCCATCCAGTAGGCCTCGTTTTCCCTGGCGCAGAAGCGTTCTGAGTTATGCGGATCGGTATAGCGCAGTTCGTACCACGAGCTGCCCGCCCACTGCGGCATCACGTTGGTGTCGCGGCTGTAGGGCTTCAGGCCGTCGCCGAGGTCCAGCTCGACATGCACCCAGTCGGTGGCCTTGCCCAGTGGCGGAGACGGCTCACTGTCGGCATCGTCGGGGTCGAACGACACCGGCGAATAGTCCGGCACATCCGGCAGTTCCACTGGCAGCGCGGCCTCGCTGAGCGGGTGTGCGCGTCCATCGCTGTCATAGACGATCGGGAACGGCTCACCCCAATACCGCTGGCGCGCGAAAAGCCAATCCCGCAGTCTGAATTCGACGCGTGCCCGGCCGCGGCCCTCGGACTCCAGGCGGGTCGTAATGGCTTCCTTGGCCGTCGCCACATCCATCCCGTCGAGGTAACCGGAGTTCACCAGGACACCGTCGCCCGCGTAGGTGGCTTGCGAAATATCGCCTCCGGCAATCACTTCGACTATCGGCAGATGCAACGCGGTGGCGAAATCCCAGTCCCGCTGGTCGTGGCCGGGGACCGCCATGATGGCCCCGGTGCCGTAGCCCGCCAACACGTAGTCGGCGATGAACATCGGGACCGGTTTGCCGTTGGCCGGATTGGTCGCGTAGCTGCCCAGAAAGACGCCGGTCTTCTCCTTGCTCTCCTGACGCTCGAGGTCCGACTTCGCTGCGATCGCGCGGCGGTAGGCCGCGACGGCTTCCGCGGGCGTGGCCGCTCCGTACGTCCAGGTGGAGTCCACGCCGTCCGGCCAAGCGTCGGCGACGAGGTCGTCCACCAGGTCATGCTCGGGAGCCAGCACCAGATACGTGGCGCCGAACAGGGTATCCGGGCGGGTGGTGAACACCTCGATGTCCACGATGTCGCCGCGCTTCGTCGTCGCCGAAAACAACGCCTCCGCGCCGACGGAACGGCCAATCCAATTGCGCTGCATGGACTTGACCTTGTCCGGCCAGTCCAGCAGCTCCAGGTCGTCGAGCAGGCGGTCGGAATAGGCGGTGATCCGCATCATCCACTGCCGCAACCGTTTCCGGAATACCGGGAAGTTGCCGCGGTCGCTGCGGCCGTCGGCGGTTACCTCTTCGTTGGCCAGCACCGTGCCCAGCCCGGGGCACCAGTTCACCATCGAGTCAGCCCGGTACACCAGCCGGTGGCCGTCGATCACGTCGGCGCGCTCACCCGCCGACAATGTCTTCCAGTCCCGGCCGTCGTCGAGACGGCGGGCACCGGAATCGAATTCGGCAATCAGCTCGGCGATCGGGCGGGCCTTGGCGGCCGCCGTGTCGAACCACGCGTTGTAGATCTGCAGGAAGATCCACTGCGTCCACTTGTAGAACTCGACGTCGGTGGTCGAGAACGATCGCCGACTGTCGTGTCCGAGGCCGAGCCGGCCCAGTTGCCGGCGGAAATTGACGATGTTGGCCTCGGTCCGGGTGCGCGGATGGGTGCCGGTTTGCAACGCGTACTGCTCGGCGGGCAGCCCAAAAGCGTCAAAGCCCAAGGCGTGCAGAACATTACGGCCGATCATCCGGAAGTAGCGGGCGTATACGTCGGTCGCGATGTAGCCCAAGGGGTGTCCGACGTGCAGCCCGTCACCCGACGGATACGGGAACATGTCCTGCACGAACAACTTGTCGGCGGGTACCGGTCCGCCGTCCGCCGGCGCCAGCGACCCGACCGGGTTGGGCACATTGAACGTCCCGAGCCGCGCCCAGTTGTCCTGCCAGGTGCCCTCGATACGCCCGGCCAGCTCCGCGGTGTAACGGAACGGCGGCGCGTCGGACTCCGTCTGAGCACCCGCAGGGTGGCTCCGAGACGAGGAGGTCGGCGATTGGGTCACCTGAACAGCGTATAAGGACCGCCGTGGCGGGCCCGTTGGCCACAGGTTGATAAAGGTTGCATTGCGCCCAGATCAGAGGTTCATCCCAGCTCTATTTCGGCCCTGTCCAGCGCGTTTGCCCTCTGGTTACAGTCGGCCTCTAGACGACGGATGCTGGTGGACCAGCCCTTCGGAAGGACCGACAGAGATGACTCAGATCGCCGCCCCCGGGCGCGTAATCGCCGGCGGTTTCGCCGCCAGCGTGATCGGGTTCGCCCTATTTTCGGGTGCTACGGCTTCGGCCGATCCTCTCGTTCCCGTACCACCAGGCCCGATCGTCCCGGTGCCGGCGCAGCAGTACATCCCCGCGGCGCCTGGTATGGCCAACAGCAACCGGTTCGTCCCCACCCCGCCGTCGGCGAATCCGTTCGCACCGCCGAGCCTGGCCTCCGCGCCCGCGGCGCCTAACAGCATCGCGGCTCCGGCCGCGACACCCAACGCCGCCGTGGTCGCGCCGGCGCAGCCGACCGTGACTCCCGCGGCCTCCGGAACACTGCGCGACTACTTCCAATCCAAGGGCGTCAAGCTGGAGCCGCAGAAGCCGCAGGGATTCAAGCCGCTCGACATCACGCTGCCGGTGCCCCCGCGCTGGACCCAGGTGCCCGACCCTAATGTGCCCGATGCGTTCGCGGTGATCGCCGACCGGCAAGGCAGCAGCGTCTACACGTCAAACGCGCAGGTCGTGGTCTACAAGTTGGTCGGTACCTTCGATCCCAGGGAAGCGATCTCGCACGGCTACGTCGATAGCCAGAAGCTGCTGGCCTGGCAGTCGACGAACGCTTCGATGGCTGACTTCGACGGATTCCCGTCGTCGGTCATCGAGGGCACCTACCGCGAGGGCGACATGACGCTGAACACCTCACGCCGTCACATCCTCGCCACCTCGGGCCACGACACGTACCTGGTGTCGCTCTCGGTCACCACCGACCGGGCCGTGGCGATCGGGGACGCTCCGGCCACCGACGCGATCATCAACGGATTCCGGGTGGCCGTGCCCGGAGCCACCGCCCCGGCCCCCGCTCCGACCGCCGCTCCCGTCGGCCTTCCCGCCCCGGCTCCCGCGCCCGCGCCCGCCGCGGTTCCCGGGCAGACACCTGCCGTCGCACCCGTTCAGGCACCCGCCGCCGCGCAAGCCCCCGCCGCGATCCCCGCGCAGGCGCCGACTGGCGCGCCGACCCGGCGTCCCACACAGCTCGGCGTGCCCAACCAGCTGCCCTCCCCGCAGCCCGCACCCAACCTGTTGGCCCTCGTGCCCGGGCTTCCGCCCCTGCCGAACTTCAGTAACCTCGGCGCGCGCTAATTCACCGCCGACACAAGGGCTGTGGAGCCCGGCGCGCGGATCCATGACCGGCCTCGTATTGTGAGGCCATGCTGATCGCTGGGGTGGTGTGCATGTGTGCGGCGGTGGCTTCCGCCGGGTTCGGAGCTTGGTCGCTTTCTCACAACCACGCCGTGGCCGGCACTCAACTGGCGCTGCGCGCCATGGCGCCGACACAGTTGGCGGCCGCGGTGATGCTGACCGCCGGCGGCGTGGTGGCACTGGCCGCATCCGCGCACACCGCGTTCGTGGTGCTAATCGTCTGCGTGGCCGGTGCCCTCGGCACGCTGGCCGCCGGCTCGTGGCAGAGCGCCCGCTTCGCACTGCGCCAAGAAGCGACGGCCCCCGGTTGCGCCGGCGAGTGCAGCGCCTGCACGCGGTCCTGCCACTGACGAAACCGCACCGACGCGACGTCGTGCGATAGGGCCACCATGCTGAGGCGCTTGCCGACAATCCTCGATCCGTTCCTGTTGGCTTTGGCGACGACCGTCGCGATCGCCTCCCTCTTCCCCGCCCACGGCGACGCCGCCAAGGCCGCGTCCGTCGCCGCGGAATCCGCAATCGCGCTGCTGTTCTTTTTGTACGGCGCCCGGCTGTCGCCGCAGCAGGCCTGGCACGGCGTCCGGCAATGGCGGCTGCACCTGCTCGTGCTGGGTACGACGTTCGTGCTGTTCCCGTTGCTGGGGCTGGCCGCCCGGGTGTTAGTGCCCTCGATCCTGACGACCGATCTCTACGACGGCGTGCTGTTCCTGTGCCTGGTCCCCTCGACCGTGCAGTCGTCGATCGCGTTCACTTCGATTGCGCGGGGCCATGTCTCCGCCGCCATCGTCAGTGCCTCCTTGTCGAACATCCTCGGCATCGTGCTGACCCCGCTGCTGGTGGTGCTGCTGATGAACACCAGCGGCGCCGTCCACGTGGACGGCACTTCGATCCACGGCATCGTGGTGCAGCTACTGCTGCCCTTCGGCGCCGGCCAGCTGGCCAGGCCATGGATCGCCGGGTTCATCAGCCGCTACGCGGCGGTGCTCAAGGTCGTCGACCGGGGGTCGATCCTGCTGGTCGTCTACACGGCCTTTTCGATGGGAGTGGTGGAGGGCATCTGGGTCGCCGTCGACGTCTGGCGATTGATTCTGGTTGCCCTGGTCGCGACCGCGCTGCTGGCCATCGTGCTGATCGCCACGACGCTGACCGGCCGGCTGGCCCGCCTAGACCGCGGCGATGCGATCGTGCTGCTGTTCTGCGGTTCGAAGAAGAGCCTGGCGTCCGGGCTGCCGATGGCGCTGGTGTTTTTCCCCAACAACATCGTCGGCCTGACCATGTTGCCGCTGATGATCTTCCACCAGATCCAGCTCGTGGTGTGCGCGGTGATCGCCAGCAGGCTGGCGCGCGAGGCCGACGAGACGTCGGCGCCTGCGGAGGTGGGGGAGGAGTCCTAGTTTCGGCTGACGTCAATCGGGTGCGTGGCCAGCAGCGACAGCGGCAGCGGCTGACGGCGTAAGACCTGCCCCCACAGATCTTCCTTCGCCCCGACGAGAACATCAGATGGCAACGCGGACAACACAATCCAGTCGTCACGCTCGATCTCGCCCTCCAGCTGACCGATGGTCCAGCCCGAGTAGCCGGCGTAGATCCGGACACCCTCGACCAGCGGCGCAATCAGATCGGGCTCGGCGTCGAGATCGACCATCACGATCCGCCCCGAGACATGCCGCAAACCCGGCACTCCCTGCGGGTCGGCACCAATCCGCAAGGCCGCCAGGCACAGGGCGGCGTCGCGCTTCACCGGCCCGCCGATGAACATCGTCTTCGGCTTGGCGGCGAGTTTCGCCCACTGCGGCAACACGTTGTAGACCGCGGTCTCGCTGGAGCGGTTGAGCACCACACCGAGCGTGCCGCCGTCGTTGTGCTCGACGATGTAGATGACGCTGCGCCGGAACGTCGGTTCGAGCAGATCGGTATTGGCCAACAGCAAAGTACCCGCACGCACACGCTGGGCAGCGGGTGCGATGTAGTCTTCGGGATCTTCAGGCTGCGGCATCATTCCATCATCGCACTCCCGTAGCATCGCTCGGCACAAACAAACGCCACCCGCAAATATTTGTACTGTTATTACTGCGCCGTAGAGTGCGACGCTCTTTGTCCAGCCCAATCGTGGAAGTCGGTCCTGTGTTCCAAACCCGGATGCCCTCGCGTGCACCCGTCGAACTCTGGCAGTCGGTGCGCGCAATGCCGGATCTTCGGCGGGTGATTGCCGTGCGCATGGCGAGTCAGTTCGGTGACGGGCTCTTCCAGGCGACGGTGGCCGGGGCGCTGCTGTTCAATCCTGACCGGGCCGCCGACCCGTTGTCGATCGCGTTCGCATTCGCGGTGTTGTTCTTGCCGTATTCGCTGCTGGGACCGTTCGCCGGCGCTCTGATGGACCGCTGGGACCGACGGTGGGTGCTGGTCGGCGCCAACCTGTGCCGCCTGCTGCTGATCCTGGTGATCGGCACGATTCTCGCGGTGCGCGCCGGTGAGATGCCGCTGCTGCTGGGGGCGTTGCTCTTCAACGGCTTTTCCCGATTCGTGGCATCGGGGCTGTCGGCCTCGCTGCCGCACGTGGTCCCGCGCGAACAGGTGGTGACGATGAACTCGGTCGCCACCGCCTCGGGCGCGATCGCGGCCTTCTTCGGCGCCAACTTCATGCTGATACCTCGCTATTTCGTGGGCGGTAGCGATCGGGGCGCATCCGTGATCATCTTCATCGCCCTACTTCCGGTGTTGGTCGCGTTACTGCTGTCACTGCGGTTTGGACCCCGGGTCCTCGGGCCCGACGACACCCAGCGGGCGATCCACGGATCGGTCGTCTACGCGGTGATCACCGGGTGGTTGCACGGCGCGCGCACGGTGGTGTCCACGCCGACGGTCGCTGCGGCCCTGTCCGGCCTGGCGTCACACCGGATGGTGGTGGGCATCAATTCGCTGGTGATCCTGCTGCTGGCGCATCACACGAAGAACCCCGCATTCGGCGGCCTGGGGATCGCGCTGGTGTTCTTCGCCGCCTCGGGGCTCGGCTCGTTTCTGGCCACGCTGCTGACGCCGCCGGCGGTGCGTCGCTGGGGGCGCTACGCCGCGGCCAATGGCGCGTTGGCGGCGGCCGTGCTGATCGAGTTGGCCGGGGTGGGGCTGACCCTGCCGATCATGGTGGGGTGCAGCTTTTTCCTGGGCGTGACCGGCCAGATGATCAAGCTGTGCGCCGACTCGGCAATGCAGATGGACGTCGACGACGCGCTGCGCGGCCACGTGTTCGCGGTGCAGGATGCGCTGTTCTGGGTCTCGTTCATCGTCTCGATCACGGTGGCCGCGCTGTTGATCCCGCCCGACGGGCACGCGCCGACGTTCGTGCTGGCGGGGTCGGCGATCTACCTGGCCGGGCTCGCGGCGCACAGTGTCGTCGGCCGGCGCGGTCAGCCGGCAGCCAGTCGCTAGGAGGTCAAGATCGCGGATCCAGGGCCGATGGTGGCCGACCTGCGTGCCGAAAGCGACGACCTCGACGCGCTGGTGGCTCCGCTGGCGGCGGCGCGTTGGGCTGATGCGACGCCGGCGCCGGGCTGGAGCGTGGCACACCAGATCGCGCACCTGTTGTGGACCGATCGGGTCGCGCTGCTCTCGGTCACCGACGAGGCGGGGTTCGCCGAGGTGCTGGCCAGCGCGATGCAAGACCCAACCGGCTTCGTCGACGCGGGCGCCGAGGAGCTGGCCGTGACGGCGCCGCCCGACCTGCTGAGCGATTGGCGGACCACCCGCGAGCGGCTGCACGACGCGCTGCTCACGGTCGACGAAGCGCGCAAATTGCCGTGGTTCGGACCGCCGATGAGCCCGGCGTCGATGGCGACCGCTCGGCTGATGGAGACCTGGGCGCACGGGCTGGATGTCGCCGACGCCCTCGGTGTCAAGCGAGCGCCCACCGACCGGCTGCGCTCGATCGCGCATCTGGGGGTGCGCACTCGCGACTACGCCTTTGTGATCAACGAGTTGGCTCCGCCGTCGGAGCCGTTTCTGGTCGAGCTGCGCGCTCCCGGCGGCGATACCTGGTCCTGGGGTCCGGCCGACGCGGCGCAACGGGTCACTGGGGCCGGCGAGGACTTCTGCTTGTTGGTCACTCAGCGCCGTCCGCTCGGCGCCCTCGACATCACCGCGCATGGTCCCGACGCCCGCCGCTGGCTGGAGATCGCGCAGGCCTTCGCCGGGCCGCCCACACCCGGACGATGAGCGCGGCATGCGCGACGAGAGCCGTTCAGCTCGGGCCCGGTCGATAGGAGCGCTACGTCTCGTCGGTTGGCTCGCCGGCACCGACGACCACGCGGGCGCGCGCGACGTCCTTGTCGGCGTGGCCTTCCTTGCCGTGGCCCAGCATGCCGGCCGGGGACATGGGCATCGGCGAGCCGCCCATCCCGCTGCTGGTCGGGGAGGTGGGACCGCGCAACTCGGCAGCATTGAGCACACCGGCGCGCAGGCTCGTCGGCCGGCCGCCGGTTTCCGGCTCGAAACTGCTGGTGGGACGCGTGTAGCTGGTCAGGCCGGCGCCTGGGAAGCCGCCCCCG
This window encodes:
- a CDS encoding SDR family oxidoreductase, yielding MPTALITGAGGGIGSAIAAALAPTHTLLLAGRPSSRLDAVAERLGATTFPLDLTDVDEIEASCEIVDELDVLVHNAGVSVPGRVAESHVDQWRATFSVNVFGAVALTLELLPALRTVRGQVVFINSGAGRTVSPGMASYSASKFALRAFADSLRVDEPDLRVTTIFPGRTDTEMQRDLVAFEGGEYDAANLLRPETVAAAVAQAVATPRDGHVHEVVLRPGRR
- the leuS gene encoding leucine--tRNA ligase, with the protein product MTQSPTSSSRSHPAGAQTESDAPPFRYTAELAGRIEGTWQDNWARLGTFNVPNPVGSLAPADGGPVPADKLFVQDMFPYPSGDGLHVGHPLGYIATDVYARYFRMIGRNVLHALGFDAFGLPAEQYALQTGTHPRTRTEANIVNFRRQLGRLGLGHDSRRSFSTTDVEFYKWTQWIFLQIYNAWFDTAAAKARPIAELIAEFDSGARRLDDGRDWKTLSAGERADVIDGHRLVYRADSMVNWCPGLGTVLANEEVTADGRSDRGNFPVFRKRLRQWMMRITAYSDRLLDDLELLDWPDKVKSMQRNWIGRSVGAEALFSATTKRGDIVDIEVFTTRPDTLFGATYLVLAPEHDLVDDLVADAWPDGVDSTWTYGAATPAEAVAAYRRAIAAKSDLERQESKEKTGVFLGSYATNPANGKPVPMFIADYVLAGYGTGAIMAVPGHDQRDWDFATALHLPIVEVIAGGDISQATYAGDGVLVNSGYLDGMDVATAKEAITTRLESEGRGRARVEFRLRDWLFARQRYWGEPFPIVYDSDGRAHPLSEAALPVELPDVPDYSPVSFDPDDADSEPSPPLGKATDWVHVELDLGDGLKPYSRDTNVMPQWAGSSWYELRYTDPHNSERFCARENEAYWMGPRPAEHGPNDPGGVDLYVGGAEHAVLHLLYCRFWHKVLYDLGHVSSAEPYRKLVNQGYIQAFAYTDARGSYVPAEDVIERDDKFFYPGSDGEIEVFQEFGKIGKSLKNSISPDAICDEYGADTLRVYEMSMGPLEASRPWATKDVIGAHRFLQRVWRLVVDEVTGESRVADVQEPLGTETLRVLHRTIEGVAEDYAALRNNTAAAKLIEYTNHLTKEHRDAVPRAAVEPLVLMLAPLAPHLAEELWSRLGHATSLVHGPFPQADPAYLVDDTVEYPVQVNGKVRGRVVVAADADDDTLKAAALSDEKVQAFLAGATPRKVIVVAGRLVNLVV
- a CDS encoding LpqN/LpqT family lipoprotein, yielding MTQIAAPGRVIAGGFAASVIGFALFSGATASADPLVPVPPGPIVPVPAQQYIPAAPGMANSNRFVPTPPSANPFAPPSLASAPAAPNSIAAPAATPNAAVVAPAQPTVTPAASGTLRDYFQSKGVKLEPQKPQGFKPLDITLPVPPRWTQVPDPNVPDAFAVIADRQGSSVYTSNAQVVVYKLVGTFDPREAISHGYVDSQKLLAWQSTNASMADFDGFPSSVIEGTYREGDMTLNTSRRHILATSGHDTYLVSLSVTTDRAVAIGDAPATDAIINGFRVAVPGATAPAPAPTAAPVGLPAPAPAPAPAAVPGQTPAVAPVQAPAAAQAPAAIPAQAPTGAPTRRPTQLGVPNQLPSPQPAPNLLALVPGLPPLPNFSNLGAR
- a CDS encoding bile acid:sodium symporter family protein, which translates into the protein MLRRLPTILDPFLLALATTVAIASLFPAHGDAAKAASVAAESAIALLFFLYGARLSPQQAWHGVRQWRLHLLVLGTTFVLFPLLGLAARVLVPSILTTDLYDGVLFLCLVPSTVQSSIAFTSIARGHVSAAIVSASLSNILGIVLTPLLVVLLMNTSGAVHVDGTSIHGIVVQLLLPFGAGQLARPWIAGFISRYAAVLKVVDRGSILLVVYTAFSMGVVEGIWVAVDVWRLILVALVATALLAIVLIATTLTGRLARLDRGDAIVLLFCGSKKSLASGLPMALVFFPNNIVGLTMLPLMIFHQIQLVVCAVIASRLAREADETSAPAEVGEES
- a CDS encoding YqgE/AlgH family protein, with translation MMPQPEDPEDYIAPAAQRVRAGTLLLANTDLLEPTFRRSVIYIVEHNDGGTLGVVLNRSSETAVYNVLPQWAKLAAKPKTMFIGGPVKRDAALCLAALRIGADPQGVPGLRHVSGRIVMVDLDAEPDLIAPLVEGVRIYAGYSGWTIGQLEGEIERDDWIVLSALPSDVLVGAKEDLWGQVLRRQPLPLSLLATHPIDVSRN
- a CDS encoding MFS transporter; this encodes MPSRAPVELWQSVRAMPDLRRVIAVRMASQFGDGLFQATVAGALLFNPDRAADPLSIAFAFAVLFLPYSLLGPFAGALMDRWDRRWVLVGANLCRLLLILVIGTILAVRAGEMPLLLGALLFNGFSRFVASGLSASLPHVVPREQVVTMNSVATASGAIAAFFGANFMLIPRYFVGGSDRGASVIIFIALLPVLVALLLSLRFGPRVLGPDDTQRAIHGSVVYAVITGWLHGARTVVSTPTVAAALSGLASHRMVVGINSLVILLLAHHTKNPAFGGLGIALVFFAASGLGSFLATLLTPPAVRRWGRYAAANGALAAAVLIELAGVGLTLPIMVGCSFFLGVTGQMIKLCADSAMQMDVDDALRGHVFAVQDALFWVSFIVSITVAALLIPPDGHAPTFVLAGSAIYLAGLAAHSVVGRRGQPAASR
- a CDS encoding TIGR03084 family metal-binding protein is translated as MADPGPMVADLRAESDDLDALVAPLAAARWADATPAPGWSVAHQIAHLLWTDRVALLSVTDEAGFAEVLASAMQDPTGFVDAGAEELAVTAPPDLLSDWRTTRERLHDALLTVDEARKLPWFGPPMSPASMATARLMETWAHGLDVADALGVKRAPTDRLRSIAHLGVRTRDYAFVINELAPPSEPFLVELRAPGGDTWSWGPADAAQRVTGAGEDFCLLVTQRRPLGALDITAHGPDARRWLEIAQAFAGPPTPGR